Part of the Acidimicrobiales bacterium genome is shown below.
GCGTGGGCGCACATTCCCCGTGAGGCGCTCGTACGGCTACGAGGAGAAGCATGACCATGGTCACCGAAACGGGCGGACCGGCAGGCCCACCCAGCGAGCTCGATCGCCTCCTCAACGGTGAGCACGCCGATCCTCACCGGCTCCTCGGACCGCACGGGTCCACGATCCTGGCCCTGCGGCCGGACGCCTCGGCCGTCCGGCTGGTGCTGCACGACGGCCGAACGGTCGACATGACCAGACTCCGTCCTGGTGGGCTGTTCCTCGCCGATCTCCGCGACATGGACGGGTACGTGATCGAGGCCGACTTCGAGGGTGGCGCGACGGTGCGCTACGACGATCCGTACCGGTTCTGGCCGACGCTCGGGGAGATGGACCTCCACCTCCTCGGGGAGGGGCACCATCACCGGCTGTGGGAGGTGCTCGGCGCCCGCCGCCGCGAGCACCAGGGCGTCTGGGGTACGGCCTTCGCCGTGTGGGCCCCCGCCGCCCGGTCGGTGCGCCTGGTCGGCGACTTCAACGGCTGGGACGGTCGGGTCCACCCCATGCGCTCGCTCGGGTCGTCCGGTGTGTGGGAGCTGTTCGTCCCTGGCGTCGAGGCCGGATCGCGCTACAAGTACGAGATCCTTACGGCCGATCGACAGCTGCGGCTCAAGGCTGATCCGATGGCCAGGCAGGCCGAGGTCCCCCCCGCCACCGACAGCGTGGTCCCGGATCCACAGCCCTACGCGTGGTCCGACAGCAAGTGGATGGAGACACGCGGGGCGTTGGGCTGGCTCGACCGACCGCTCCTGATCTACGAGATGCACGCCGGCTCGTGGCGACGCGGGCCCGACGAGGAGCCCCTGAGCTACCTCGATCTGGCCGCCGAGCTCCCCCGCTACGTGCGCGACATGGGCTTCACCCACGTCGAGCTCATGCCCCTGGCCGAGCACCCCTTCGGAGGGTCGTGGGGCTACCAGGTCTCCTCGTACTACGCCCCGACCGGCCGCTACGGCAGCCCGGACGGGCTCAAGGCGCTCGTCGACGCCCTCCACGGCGCCGACATCGGGGTGGTCGTCGACTGGGTCCCGGCCCACTTCCCCCGCGACGACTGGGCCCTGGCCCGCTTCGACGGCAGCGCGGTGTACGAGCACGACGACCCTCGCCGCGGGAGCCATCCCGACTGGGGCACCCTCGTGTTCAACCTCGGACGCAACGAGGTCCGCAACTTCCTGGTCGCCAACGCCCTTTACTGGCTCGAGGAGTTCCATGTCGACGGGCTGCGCGTGGATGCCGTGGCCTCGATGCTCTACCTGGACTACTCGCGGCGAGAGGGCGAGTGGGTCCCCAATGTCTTCGGGGGACGCGAGGACCTCGAGGCGGTCAGCTTCCTCAAGGAGATGAACGAGGTCGTCCACCGTACCCACCCGGGCGTGACGACCATCGCCGAGGAGTCGACCGCCTGGCCGGGCGTGTCCCGCCCGACCTATGTAGGAGGGCTGGGCTTCGGCCTCAAGTGGAACATGGGTTGGATGCACGACACCCTCGACTACTTCGCCAAGGAGCCCGTCCACCGTCGGTATCACCATGACCAGCTGACCTTCGGGCTCGTGTACGCGTTCAGCGAGAACTTCGTCCTGCCCCTCTCCCACGACGAGGTGGTGCACGGCAAGGGCTCGCTGCTTCGGAAGATGCCAGGCGACCGCTGGCAGCAGCTGGCCAACCTTCGCGCCCTGCTGGCCTGGATGTGGGCCCATCCGGGCAAGCAGCTGCTGTTCATGGGAGGCGAGCTGGCCCAGGAGCGGGAGTGGTCACACGACACCAGCCTCGACTGGCAAGCGCTCGACGACGCCGGTCACCGTGGGGTGCAGGACCTGGTCCGGGCGATCAACCGGACCTACGTCGAGCTCCCCGCCCTGTGGAAGCAGGACTTCAGCAGTGAGGGGTTCCGCTGGATCGATGCCAGCGACGTGGACAGCAACGTGCTGTCGTTCGTCCGTCTACCGGGCGGCGACCCCGCGAACGCCAGCGCGGCGGTCGTCTGCGTGGCCAACCTCTCCCCGATCCCTCGTCACGGCTACCGCGTCGGCCTGCCGCTCGGGGGGGAGTGGCGCGAGGCGGTCAACACCGACGCCACGCAGTTCGGCGGCAGCGGGGTGGGCAACGGTGGGAGCGTGCTGGCCAGCGACACCAGCTGGCACGGCCTCGACCACTCGGCGGAGCTGAACCTGCCTCCGCTCGGCGTCCTGTGGCTGTCCGCTCCGGTCAGCGAGCCGGGACGGTGAGGCGCAGCTCCTCGGCCGCCAGCTCGGGGGAGACGACATTGATGAACACGCCCGTGCCCAGCTCGAAGCCGGCGAGGGTGGTGAGCTTCGGCCACACGTGGATGTGCCAGTGGTAAGTGCCCGACAGCCGGTACGGCGCCGAGTGGAAGGCGACGTTGTAGGCGACGTCCCCGAGCCGGTCCCGCAGCTGGGCGACGGCGGCGCGTAGCGCTTGGCCGGCGGCGGCCAGGTCGGGGGGAGAGCTGCGGTGGAGGTGTGGGCCATGGGTCCGGGGTACCACGAGCATCTCGAAGGGGACCCCGCTCCAGAACGGACAGAAGACGACGACGCGCTCGTCGGCCAGCACCAACCGGTAGCGGGCCTCCTCCTCGGCGTTGAGCGCCGTGCACAGCAAGCAGTTGCCGGCGAAGCGGGCGAACCCGGCCAGCTCGTCGACCAGCTCCCGGGGGACGAACGACATCCCGAGCAGCTGGCCGTGAGGGTGCTCGATCGAAGCCCCTGCCTCACGGCCGGAGTTGACGATGGCCTGGCTGTAGCGGAGGCCCGGAGTGTTGGCGTGCTCCTCGATCCGGTCGCGGATGGCGGCCATCACCAGACTCGTCTGCGCGTCGTTGAGGTCCGCCAGGGCGGCGTCGTGCTGGGGCGAGAACACGAGCACCTCGTGGATCCCGCTGGCGGGTGCCTGGGTGAAGGTTGGCCCGAGGTGGCTCACGACCATGGGCGCGTCGCCGTCGAAGGCGGGGTAGAGGTTCGGAACGACCCGCACCAACCAGGTTCCCGTCGAGCCGTAGGTCTCGAGGGCCGGAGGCGTGGCTTCCTCGTGCCCGGGGCAGAACGGGCACGGTCGGGAGGTGTCGGCCTCGACCGACAGGGCGCGTGGCGAGAAGGCGGCTGGCCGGTCGAACCGGCCACCGCTGATCGACACCCATCGTCCGGTCATCGGATCGAGGCGCAGCTGACTCATGGACGCCCCAAAGAGGTCACGATCTCTCACGGTAGCGCTGGCGCGCGGTCTCGCGTGGGCAGGATCCGACCGCTGTGACGCGGGCCACTGTGGTTGTGCTTCACGTGCTGAGCGCCGTGGTCGGCTTCGGGGCCATCTTCGTCACTGGCGTGTACGCCGGACTGGCTCGCCGTCGCTCCAGCGAGGTGGTGCGGCGCTACTTCCGCCCGGGCCCGAACTGGGCGGCGCGCGGCGTGTACCTCGTGCCCGTGCTGGGGGTCGTGCTCGTGGAGACCAGCCACGGTGCAGACCGCTTCACTCAGCTCTGGGTGTGGGTCTCGTTGCTGCTGTGGGTGCTCGCCGCCGCGCTGGCCCAGGCCGTGGCGTGGCCCGCCGAGGCCCGCATCCAGAAGCTCGTCGTCGAGTCACCTCCGCCCGGGACTGGAGCCCGCCAGGTCGAGCTCGACCGGGTCTGCCGCCGGGTCGAGCGGGCCGCGGTGGCCATCGATCTCGTCTTCGTGGCGACGCTGGTGCTGATGCTCGCCAAGCCCGGAAGCGGAGGTTGACGCAGCTGGAGCGGCGAACAGTAGGGGATGGGCTCCATACCTGGGTCGGCCTCTCGGGCCGGTCTCGGCCGCAGCAGCGCCCTAGGCATCTCCTCCGGACCGGCCTCCCGTGCCGGTCTCGGCCGCAGCGGTGCCCGAGGCATCTCCTCCGGACCGGCCTCCCGGGCCGGTCTCGGCCCTCGAACGGCATTGGTGACCAACGTGATCGCGGTCGTCAGCATCGCCGTGGCCGTCAGCGGCCTCGGTGCCGCGGTCCGGACCTCTGCCCATGCCGCCCAGGTGCAGGCGCTCGCATCGGCCTCGATCTCGGCCCCGAGCGGGCGTGGGCTGCTCCCCGCCGTCCCGGCCCACCCGGCCCGCACGCCCGTGCCGACGCTTCCCAAGAAGCCACCTCCCGCCCCGGCGCCTCCGCCACCACCAGCGCCCGCCTCGGCGCCGCCCGCTCCGGCCCCGGTCCCCGTGGCCCAGCTCTCGCTGCCGCTGGTGGACGCCAGCCGTCGGGCGGGTTCGGGCCCGCGGGTACTCACGACCTCGGTGTGGTATCCGGCGGCGGCGGGGTCTCCTGACAACGTCGCCGCTCCGCCGGCGGCTGGCGGACCCTTCCCGCTCATCGTCTTCGCCCACGGCTTCGACGTCACGCCGGCTCCGTACGCGGACCTGCTGCGGTCCTGGGCCCGGGCCGGCTACGTGGTGGCCGCCCCCACCTTCCCCCTGACCAACCCGGGGGCGCCCGGAGGTCCGGACGAGGCCGACCTCGTGAACCAACCGGCCGACGTCCGCTTCGTGATCGATCAGCTGCTGGCGGCCGATGCCAAGCCCGGTCCGCTGGCCGGGCTCGTCGACCCGCACAAGATCGGCGTCGCCGGCCACTCCGACGGCGGGATCACCGCAGCGGAGGTCGCCTACAACACCTGCTGTCGCGACACCCGCATCTCGGCCGCCATCGTGATGGCCGGCGCCGAGATCGGCGTGCCTGGCGGCTCGTACTTCCCGCCCGGCAGCGCGCCGCTGCTCGCCATCCAGGGTGACGCCGACCACTCGAACAACCCGCAGAACAGCCGCCAGCTCTACAACAGCGACGGCGGAGGTCCCAAGTACCTCCTGGACCTTCCGGGCGCCAGCCACGAGGGCCCCTTCATGGACGGGGGCCCGGCCGCCAATGTCGTGCAGGCGTCGACGATCGACTTCCTCGGTCGCTATCTCAAGGGCGGCCCGGTCAGCCAGCTCCTGCACGACGCCTCGGTACCGGGGGTCGCTGCCATCCTGGCGCCGCTCGGCCAGAGCTGAACGGCCGGCGGCGGGGTTGGGGTCCCCGCCGCTCGGAGGAGGACGGGGATGGGGCCCCGTCCGGGGCGGCGAAGCCGCCAGAGAAAGCAGAGCGTCCGCCTACGCTGGAGGTGATGGCCGCCTACTTCGATCACGCTGCCACAACGCCCATGCGGCCCGAAGCCGTCGCCGCCATGCTGCCCTTCCTGACCGAGCGGTTCGGCAACCCCTCGGGCGTGCACGCCATCGCCCGTGCGGCGCGGACGGCGATGGACGATGCCCGCGAGTCGGTCGCCGCCGACCTCGGAGCCGAGCCCGGTCAGGTCGTGTTCACCGGCAGCGGCACCGAGGCGGACAACCTGGCCCTCGTCGGAGTCCAGCGTCGCCGCGCCGGCACCGTCGTCTGCACCGCAGTCGAGCATCACGCCGTGCTCGAGACCTGCCGGGCGCTCGGGGGACGGGTGGTGCCGGTCCGTCCCGACGGGCAGGTCGACCTGGACGCGCTGGCGGACGCCCTCGATCCCACGGTCTCGGTCGTCTCGATCATGCTCGCCAACAACGAGGTGGGCACCGTGCAACCGCTGGCGGACGCGCTGTCGCTGGTGCGGGAGCGGGCTCCCGACGCCCTGTTCCACACCGACGCCGTACAGGCCGTCCCGTGGTTGGACGTCGCGGACCTGGCGGGCGAGGCCGACCTGGTCGCCGTGAGCGCCCACAAGTTCGGCGGACCCAAGGGCGTCGGCGCCCTGGTCGTGCGGCATGGCGCGGCGCTCGACCCGATCATCCATGGCGGCGGTCAGGAGCGCGACCGTCGCAGCGGCACCCACAACGTGGCCGGCATCGTGGCGATGGCCGCGGCCCTGCGGGTGACGGTGGCGACGCGGCCCGAGGTCGTCACGTCCGTGGGTCGGCTGCGCGACCGCCTGGCCGACGGGCTGCGGGTCGCTGTTCCCGGCGCCCTCGAGACGGGCCCGCGACAGGGCAAGGTCGCCGGCAACTGTCACCTCCGCTTCCCGGGGGTCGAGAGTGAGGCGCTCCTCGTGCTGCTCGACGAGGCGGGGGTCTGTGCCTCGGCCGGCTCGGCCTGTGCCAGCGGCGCCATGGAGCCCAGCCACGTGCTGGTGGCCATGGGCCTGAGCGCCGACGAGGCCAACTCCAGCGTGCGACTGTCCCTCGGTGCCGGCTCGATCGGGGAGGACGTGGACCTCGCCCTCGAGGTCGTCCCCAAGGCTGTCGCCGACCTGCGAGGCTGACGACGTGCGGGTGTTGGTGGCGATGTCGGGCGGGGTCGACTCGTCGGTGGCGGCGGCGCTGCTGGTCGAGGCGGGACACGACGTGGTGGGCGCCACCATGAAGCTCTGGGGCGGGCCCAGCGACGCGGGGTGCTGCTCGGTGGACGACGTCGAGGACGCCCGCCGCGTCGCGGCCCAGGTCGGGATCGTGCATCGGGTCTTCAACTTCAGCGACGACTTCGAGGCCCGGGTGGTGGATCACTATGTGGCCGCCCACGCCGCGGGAGCCACGCCCAACCCCTGCATCGAGTGCAACCGGCACCTCAAGTTCCGTCGCTTCCTCGACCGCGCCGTCAAGTTGGGCTTCGACGCCGTGGCCACTGGTCACCACGCGCGCGTCGTCGCCGAGCGGGGACGGTGGCGGCTGCGTCGCGGCGCCGACCGGACGAAGGACCAGTCCTACGTCCTGTCGGTGCTGGGCCAGGACCAGCTGGCGCGCACCCTGCTGCCGGTGGGTGACCTGACCAAGGCCGACGTGCGCGCCCGGGCGTCCGAGCTCGGGCTGCGGACGGCGGCCAAGCCCGACAGCCAGGAGGTGTGCTTCATCTCCGCCGGTGGCGGCAGGGCCGCGTTCCTGGGCGAGCGGTTGCCGCTGCATGCCGGTCGGGTGATCAATGCCGACTCGGGCGCCGAGGTCGGATCGGTCGACGCCGTGGAGCTGGTGACGATCGGCCAGCGTCGGGGCCTGGGTGGGGGCGGCGGGGGCGACGGCAGCCGCCGCTATGTGGTCAGTGTCGACCACGCAACCTCCACGGTCGTGGTCGGGTCCCACGCCGACCTGCTGACCGAGGGCACGGCGCTGCGCGACCTGACCTGGGTCGACCGCGCCGTGAGCGCGGGCACTGAGGTGCGAGCCCAGGTCAGCGCCCACGGTCGAGCCGTTCCCGCCACATTCGAGGGAGACCGGCTCAGGTGGTCCGCGCCGCAGCGTCGGGTGGCGCCCGGTCAGACGGTCGCCTTCTATGACGGTGACGCGGTGGTGGGCGCGGGGCTGGCGGCGTAGCCGACGATGAGTTCCGATCGGCCTCTCGACACGGACCCCGCCGATCGGGTGAATGAGCTTCGCCGGCTGGTCGAGCACCACAATCACCGCTACCACGTTCTCGACGCCCCCGAGGTCAGCGACGCCGACTACGACGCCCTGATCCGGGAGCTGCGGGACCTCGAGGACACCTATCCCGAGCTGGCGGCGACCACCTCGCCAACTCGCACGGTGGGGGCACCTCCGTCGCCACTCTTCGCGCCGCTGCGGCACCGGTTGCCCATGATGAGCCTCGACAACGCCTTCTCGTTCGAGG
Proteins encoded:
- the glgB gene encoding 1,4-alpha-glucan branching protein GlgB, coding for MTMVTETGGPAGPPSELDRLLNGEHADPHRLLGPHGSTILALRPDASAVRLVLHDGRTVDMTRLRPGGLFLADLRDMDGYVIEADFEGGATVRYDDPYRFWPTLGEMDLHLLGEGHHHRLWEVLGARRREHQGVWGTAFAVWAPAARSVRLVGDFNGWDGRVHPMRSLGSSGVWELFVPGVEAGSRYKYEILTADRQLRLKADPMARQAEVPPATDSVVPDPQPYAWSDSKWMETRGALGWLDRPLLIYEMHAGSWRRGPDEEPLSYLDLAAELPRYVRDMGFTHVELMPLAEHPFGGSWGYQVSSYYAPTGRYGSPDGLKALVDALHGADIGVVVDWVPAHFPRDDWALARFDGSAVYEHDDPRRGSHPDWGTLVFNLGRNEVRNFLVANALYWLEEFHVDGLRVDAVASMLYLDYSRREGEWVPNVFGGREDLEAVSFLKEMNEVVHRTHPGVTTIAEESTAWPGVSRPTYVGGLGFGLKWNMGWMHDTLDYFAKEPVHRRYHHDQLTFGLVYAFSENFVLPLSHDEVVHGKGSLLRKMPGDRWQQLANLRALLAWMWAHPGKQLLFMGGELAQEREWSHDTSLDWQALDDAGHRGVQDLVRAINRTYVELPALWKQDFSSEGFRWIDASDVDSNVLSFVRLPGGDPANASAAVVCVANLSPIPRHGYRVGLPLGGEWREAVNTDATQFGGSGVGNGGSVLASDTSWHGLDHSAELNLPPLGVLWLSAPVSEPGR
- a CDS encoding DUF4921 family protein — encoded protein: MSQLRLDPMTGRWVSISGGRFDRPAAFSPRALSVEADTSRPCPFCPGHEEATPPALETYGSTGTWLVRVVPNLYPAFDGDAPMVVSHLGPTFTQAPASGIHEVLVFSPQHDAALADLNDAQTSLVMAAIRDRIEEHANTPGLRYSQAIVNSGREAGASIEHPHGQLLGMSFVPRELVDELAGFARFAGNCLLCTALNAEEEARYRLVLADERVVVFCPFWSGVPFEMLVVPRTHGPHLHRSSPPDLAAAGQALRAAVAQLRDRLGDVAYNVAFHSAPYRLSGTYHWHIHVWPKLTTLAGFELGTGVFINVVSPELAAEELRLTVPAR
- a CDS encoding DUF2269 family protein; the encoded protein is MTRATVVVLHVLSAVVGFGAIFVTGVYAGLARRRSSEVVRRYFRPGPNWAARGVYLVPVLGVVLVETSHGADRFTQLWVWVSLLLWVLAAALAQAVAWPAEARIQKLVVESPPPGTGARQVELDRVCRRVERAAVAIDLVFVATLVLMLAKPGSGG
- a CDS encoding cysteine desulfurase family protein translates to MAAYFDHAATTPMRPEAVAAMLPFLTERFGNPSGVHAIARAARTAMDDARESVAADLGAEPGQVVFTGSGTEADNLALVGVQRRRAGTVVCTAVEHHAVLETCRALGGRVVPVRPDGQVDLDALADALDPTVSVVSIMLANNEVGTVQPLADALSLVRERAPDALFHTDAVQAVPWLDVADLAGEADLVAVSAHKFGGPKGVGALVVRHGAALDPIIHGGGQERDRRSGTHNVAGIVAMAAALRVTVATRPEVVTSVGRLRDRLADGLRVAVPGALETGPRQGKVAGNCHLRFPGVESEALLVLLDEAGVCASAGSACASGAMEPSHVLVAMGLSADEANSSVRLSLGAGSIGEDVDLALEVVPKAVADLRG
- the mnmA gene encoding tRNA 2-thiouridine(34) synthase MnmA — its product is MRVLVAMSGGVDSSVAAALLVEAGHDVVGATMKLWGGPSDAGCCSVDDVEDARRVAAQVGIVHRVFNFSDDFEARVVDHYVAAHAAGATPNPCIECNRHLKFRRFLDRAVKLGFDAVATGHHARVVAERGRWRLRRGADRTKDQSYVLSVLGQDQLARTLLPVGDLTKADVRARASELGLRTAAKPDSQEVCFISAGGGRAAFLGERLPLHAGRVINADSGAEVGSVDAVELVTIGQRRGLGGGGGGDGSRRYVVSVDHATSTVVVGSHADLLTEGTALRDLTWVDRAVSAGTEVRAQVSAHGRAVPATFEGDRLRWSAPQRRVAPGQTVAFYDGDAVVGAGLAA